A stretch of DNA from Coregonus clupeaformis isolate EN_2021a unplaced genomic scaffold, ASM2061545v1 scaf0477, whole genome shotgun sequence:
TTTACATATGGATCTATTTCTGCCCTCAGTTCTCATAAAGATCCTGACATGCAGAGAGGTTTTAGTATCTCTTGTAAATGTCCCTGAAAATCAGATATAAAGAGTGTGGTGATGTTGTGTGTAAAGCCTGTAGCTTCATACACGAGGAATCCAGGCTGGAAttacttccaaaggtgcttcaacagtgTACTGAGAAAATGGTTAATTAACTTGTGCGAATGTGATATtccagtttttaatttttattaaatttgctacaatttctaaaaacttgtttttgctttgtcattatgatgtattgtgtgtaggctgatgaggaaaaatattaaTATTACTATTTTAAATTGAATCTATAACGAAACAAAGTTGTGAAAAAGTGCaatgggtgtgtagactttctgaAGGCATCGTGTGAGTGCTCAAGCCACCCATCCGTCTGTGTCATTCCAGtcttttgtttctgtgtgttatacGTTTAATGTGCAATGCAAAAATAGGGTTTTTGAAATCAATTTTCAACAATGTTAAGGTGGATAGTAATTGTAGAGAAGAGAATATTTAATAGTTTTCTTTAGATAATTTTAAATTCAATTGGCACTACACAGCAGTGAAACAATGTTTGTGTTCACTCTGTAGATTCAGAGATGGTCTTTCAACCCTggagtttttgactgcactacaGCAACACCCTACTTTGATGGCCCCTGTCATGTGCCACTCTGAAAGGCGACTCACTGCTTTTGAACTTGAGAGACTCTTCAAACATGACATCAGTCCTTCGGGGAGTAATCGAAGACTTAAAGAAAGTCAAACCATGGCCTACTGGGCAGACTATCTCCTTGATTGTGAAGATTTGTTAGTTTGTTTTTTATAACTAGTTAAGAAAACACATGGCAGTGATGTATCTGAATTGTTTTTCTTTGCAGAAGGCCAGGCTGCTGTGTCTGTGGAAGATGTTTTGATGTTTGCTACTGGGCTGTCTTCACTTCCCCCATCTGGCTTGGAACCACTGCCTCAAATAGAGTTCCTGGAGGACTCTGCGTTCCCAATGGCAAATACATGTTCAAACTCCTTGAGATTACCACTCCTAGACTCATACACTTTGTTTAAGTCACAAATGGACTTTGGAATTCAAAATAGTCCAGGATTCGGCTGTTTCTAAGCTATATGATGGATGACCCCTAGAGTTAAGACTCTGAaaaagttgttgttgttaaaggttagggttgggCATCATTTAGATTTTAACAATTCTGATTCCAATTCCGATTCTTCCTTTTGATTCCGGTTCTTATCGATTCTCGATTCCGATTCTTTGAGTGGTGGAGTTGAAACGGGTCACATGCTTATTTCACAAATAAGAGGAAAGTTTTATTTTGATTCAAAGGTGGGTTGCAGTTTGACGGGGCTTTTTCAATGTAAAATAAAGCCACACTAGAGCACCGCTTACTGTGCTCCATGGCTGCAACACAACAAGCACCTGGCCGCTACAGAAACCAAAACTTGCGCATGTTAAATTTGGAACCCATGATCAGATTTGAAACCCAATCCTCCAAAACGATTCCAATAAAGAAACAATTCCGATGGAATCGTAATTTTTAACTATTCCAAGTAGGAATTGGTTCTTGATGCCCAACCCTATTAAAGGTGCACTTTTAAAGTGCAGTTGCCAAAGTTGTTTTTATAATGTTACTGTATGTGAGCATGTTCTTTTCTCacagtaaacattttgaaaatgttttagaTCCATTACTCTCAATACTACAAAAGTGTAATAAATACTGATTACTATTTTTGATTAATTTACTTCACACTTAAAAACAATTAAGCTTTGGGTGACAGATTCATAAATATTGtgttcagacagacagcagtattcCACCACTACAAAAAACCCTCCCTTTTTTGATCATTTCATAGCTgagccatttcttttagtttcatGTACAGTTCGGATGCAGACTCCCAGTTGTCTGGCTTCTGTAACTGATTGTGTTCCATGGCAAAGTCCAAGTACTCCTGCATGTTTGGGTCCCCACAAGGAGTCATTGACAGGCTAGCCTCAGGAAGGGCATCCAGTTCAGCTTGTTCACTTTGAAATCCGCAGTCTCTGGAGCCAAACCTATGTTAAATAGAATACATAATTGCATTTATTTTCATTTAAGCTAAAACGTTACATTAATGCTTTTATCTGTTTATTATCACCAATGTATCACCTGTGTGGTAAGTAGTAGAGTTCATTGGGCACTCctcctggacatgctgctgttctgGAAGGGCGAATCCTGTGGCTGTTCCACAGTCTCACACACTCATCCAAGTCCTTCTGAATAACATCACCAAAGCAATATCTCAATAGGCATTGATGCTCATGACTCCCGTTGAAGTATCCGGCATCTCTAAGGTCGGCAAATAACTCCATCCAGAACTGAGACCTATAGAAATGGATACAAATGTTTAGTTATACTATAAATAATAAAGGTTAGTTATAATGAAATGTATGGTCTGTGCATCTTTTGGTCATTCGATTTGCTTTTCAGGAACAGCTACTTTTCCTGACGGGCAGGATTTGCTTTACAAATTTGTATTGATAATTATTGTGCTCGTTTTTCATTAATCGTTCCTGAGAAGAAAATCGAATGACCAAAAGATGCAATGACCCTTTATGAAGACAACTCACCTTCCCTTTCTAAATATAGACCACCAGGACTCAATACGCTGGTTATTTATAGATGAGCCGTACATGTGGCTGGACGCTCCAGAGTAGTAGTCACTGTGATGGTGGCGTAGGGTACATTGAATTGCAGCCATTATGCCGTTCTCAGTGCCGCAATCAGTCCTCAGTCTCATGGGGATGACACCGAGGTTTCGCACACATGACATGAAATAGTGAGCAATCACTGTTGGGTTATTATTTGTTGGTCCACATTGAAGCCACAATACTTTACGTGAAAATCCATCTATGCATCCCGAAATGGCCAAACCGAATGGCTTAAGTTTGTCATAACCATCTGCGTGCCACATATAGTTAGGTCCCATTGAGTAGTTGTCCAGGTCCACGAAGTTCAAATCTGATGGCGTTACTCACGGCGTTTGGCGAGGAATAATCCTTTCTGCGGTACAACCCGGCTTCGTTCAGTTTACTTTTAAGAGTCCTCAAGCTGATGTTTACACCGTGTAGACTTGACATCATGTCCACGATTACAGCGTACGAGTGACCCTCGTTAAAATATTGAACGCAATGATGCAGTATGTCTGGTGTTTCCGTCTGGTCCGCGTCCTTTAAAAACTCCAAACACCGACCACACGTAAAGCAAAACCGCGTTAAGCTGTTCATGTGTTTGCCACAAAACGGGCAAAACATCCCTCGGCCGCAGTCCATGTTCGGGCGGTCACCATAAACTTCTTTGACGCTATAAACTCCACAACAAAAACACGAAAAGACCACGCTCGTCACTTCCGGTATATGGTACATTCCCTTTCCGTGACGAATCTGTCATTTGTAAATTTGTTTCGGGACTGGTAAAAGTGTTTTGCgtcttgttaatttgttttctaaaatgtaaatttgttttctaaaatgtaaatgtgttttataaaatgtaaatttgttttataaaatgtaaatttgttttccaaaatgtaaatttgttttccaaaatgtaaatttgttttccaaaatgtaaatttgtctcGAGCTTTGTAAAAGTGTTTCATTCTTTGTAATGTTGCTTTGCACTTCCCGGCCACCGTACACAACGGCCACTTTGGCCGCAAAggtatggatttttttagggggcattgtGGCCACACAAGGGGGACGctgccgggaaattcgaggcctggtgagaatattatcaagtgcttgtcataTTGTGAATGTGAGACTGACGAAGTGTAAGCAGCTTGAACAAGAAACATGCTCATgtctttcatgcaacttttttcaaatcatcattagagtcccatcatgcagccttagaatgtattaaaaatcaaaacatatagcccaatgtttgtatcacaactaaagatgCATAtttaactctaaattaagcatataagaGGACCAGTTTCTTTGTTAACCTCTCAatacagaatagccgcatgtgcgcattTCCTTtgaaatcatttggagaaaatatcctttctattttattaggctatgttcaattgtattctttatactataaaataataaaaaagaatactaatgaattctaagcaaatcttgtctgctaaatgaactagtgtagcccacagccatatggcatagccatatcagggcctaactcagagtatgctattctgttcgtCTGAAATAGAATACATtgtcttcatatcatgtttctttagacctgtctaaaataaataatggatttattgtgatggtgtaggctatattaaattgatttattatacttttttaaatgtagatgttccaaaggtctgcatcagtggcttgtagactatgcgtggaagccaggagatgctaaacttgtttatgttaattaacggtcaattactgtgagaccggcagttatttgcttgacaatcacctgcTGACAAAATTTAATGACCGCCACAACCCTATGCTAGAGTGCTTCGTGGGGCTCTGGATGCATGGATAATCTCTATGTCATTGGTAACctatctcttctgttctctctcttttttcccaattattctctctctctttctctttctctccctcggttctcgcttcctctctctgttctctttccctctgtttcctctcctctctgtgtctctgtagcTGCAGGCAGGACAGAAGCCATGCAGGTCTGTTACAGAGTAACAGAGAGGGCCTGGTGTTAGTAATGTCATCACACTGACTCCTCCAGGCTGCAGCTCTGCATCTCTGGAGTTCTGGGGGCCTGCAGCTCTGGAGCCTTACTCTGGGAGGACATGTCCCCCCTGCCCCCGGCTCCTTTGCCCCCTGGCTCTTGACAATATGAATCTGAATTAATAAGAATGAAGTTCAAATGTGCTGTTTGTTCTGTCTTTCATCTTTCATAAAATTATTCATTGCTATTTTACTGTCAGTGTTTAAACCCGAACTGTTTTCAGAGCATTCATGAGAAAGTTCTGGAGTTATTGCCACAGAGTTATCAGGTATGAAtaacctcagtgtgtgtgtgtgtgtctgtgtgtgtgtgtgtgtgtgtgtgtgtgtgtgcctgcatatgTTACAGACTATGTCAGTGAAAGGGACAGAACATTCTAGTCTTTGAAGTGGAGCCAAGTGAGTAAGAAGCTCACTATGCTCTCAGAAAGCTATTGTAAACATCAATCAtattggtcacactttatttgaatAGTTCATCTGTAGacgctctacagatggtcatactatcaaccaactatctgttgataagccaCTGCTTGcaaaggttacggttagggttaagtttagtgttaggataagggttaatgtttgggctagggttagtagatagttagttgaaatgttactgatagtctgtagatagtctgtagagcatctacagatggactatccaaataaagtgttacaatTATATTGAGGTTTATGGTCACTATCCATCAATGGGATCTAAACTTAGCGACCCTAGGAAGCACAGTTTAGTTTTCTTCCCAAGTCTTGATGGTGATGTTCCTTGACAGATGAATAAATTCAGCTGAGAAGTTTCCTCACTGTATGCTGTAGGATGAGACAGCTTGTGCTTCTAGAGACTAAGAGACTAGGAGCAGTTCAAAAGTTCAAATGAGGAGAGAAGGCAAAGCTCTTTTTCTTACGTTTGTAAATACATAATTTATTAAAGCAGGATTCAGGTTTCGGTAATCCTAGCTTTTGTCGTAATCACCCATCTCTTCATGTTGCATGGTATAACAGTATAACAGATGACCATAAGAAGCATTGAGGTGCTATCTGCCCATGTCCATGGTGTGTGGGTTGTCATCTCCAGGCCAGCATTGTGTGTACCCTCTGTGTATATATTTGGACATATGGCTGGGGGCCTGCATGGTTCATGGAATGGTAGTGGTGTTGCTTGGCCAGGCAGTAAAAAGAGATGTCGGCTATTTCTTAACATTATAAAGTCATGTTGTCTGGTCTGGCTTTTAATAGTATTTACACTCCTTATAAACAATGGGTTGGTTTGCTCATGAAATTTATATTATAAAGATTTACCAAGATGTCTGACTGATATTCTTGatattttccaatgacctaaCTTTGGGTAAATGTCAACACGTGACAGAACCCGCTACTGTGTAAGAAGTGAACATgtaaaagaaaagagagaaaccCAACGAGATGTTTATCAGGTTCACCGATGCCCCCAAGGGGCCATCACAACCCTTCTCCGAGTGATTCTAGGAACTGTGACCGTAATAAGGAGTGTGTACATGTTAGGACTTAACACTGTTTGTGTTGGCTGTATCTCCCAGAGTGCATCTGCttcctctctgtttcccctcGCTAATCTGACATTTTCATTAGCTCGCCGGCGAACGATGCACTCCTCCCGGGTCCGACTGACGCACTTTTTTCTGAAGAAgaaaaacactctctctctccgtgtgggAAAAAGAGAAGTCAAGAGTAAGGACGTTAGCTAACTCTGCCTCAGGAAGCTGCGTGTTTTGTTGTTGGACAATTTCATAGTGGGTGTTTATTTTCAATGGGATTTAtcatcctcatctctcctctaggGTTTTAAATGGTTATTTGTATGTATGAGTGTAATAAATATCCCTTATGTCATCACACAAACACTTGGTGTTTATAAGAAACAAATACGCTTGTGTAATCCTTGTGTAGGCCTTCTCTTGGGTACTATGTTGAGAGATGTTTTCAGTAAATGATAAACTTGTGATCACAAAAAGTGTAAGAAATACTCCAATATTGGATAACAAAAACAGAGTGACAATAGATAGTCAGATGTTTTCTCTTTTATGACAATGAAAAGACACAGTTCTCTCCTGGATACTCCTGGACCCAAGTGCTCTCTTGGCCACAACACCCATTCATTCCAGTGGGGTAGTCGTGAATAACTTAATCAACACAAATACTACTAAATACTGGTAGATACTGTATTTACatagaaaaataaatacatcttCAGGAATTTAATGTATTGATGCCTTTTATGTTGTTGACTACAAATAATACATGCACAGGCTTTATGCGTCAGATATTAATTTAGCACCACATAAGTCCTTACTGATGTTTTCATTGAGTGTTTTCACTGAAGGCATGACATCTTGGGCAATAGCAGTAGATTGGCCAATCTATGCAACTGGATACCCTTATCAATGCCACTTTagaaacatgttttttttgtgttggTATTGTTACTAAACTCTAAATTACTATATGATGTCAAGTGATTACAAAGTATGTGATCTAACATTTTGTCACTTTAGCTTCAAATGAACATAAATTGGAAAATCAGTTAATTATAATGACCATAATTGTCAACTCCTGACCTGCAGTGTTGCAGCAAGTCAAATTATGCTGTATGGGGCAACAATAAGGACTTATTAAGGTATTGAGTATTTGTGTAATAGTACTTCAATGATATGGCTATGACAGCTGCACTCCTCAAATACATAAAAACATGCAAGAGCATTATAGAAACACACTGTAAGGTAATTATATATTAATACTACATGGGACTGAGAGACCCTTTGCATAACAAAATACCTCCTCCACCCTCAAAACCATCTTCTTCTCCGACTATGAAAGCTGTGAAGTCTAGTTATTATAGTGAATGGTGAGTGACAAAAATGCTGAAAGCTGGAATACTGGATAAGATTAGTCAATAATGGAGTGCATATATTTCCCTTTGGTTAGTGTAGTAAAGTCCCTAAACGTTATAATGTTGTTGTATTGCATATGTGTCCTTTCCTCATCTCCTTTGCTTCATGACTATCTGTAGGTGAAATGACTGGCTGAAATGACCTAAGATGGAATGAATTTATGCCTACTTTCAATAAGTTCAAATGGGTATAAAATAATTACCTGGAGAAAATACTGAGTTCTTTTATTTTCTGAGATCCACTCCTACTTGGTATTCCCATCTTAGCAACTTACAAAACAGTGGCCCGTGACCCACTGAACAAACTGCCTACCACTGATCCCAAGGATGGCCTTAGAGCATGTTGGAGCCAACTCACAGCTACTCAAGACACTTGGTTTCTATGTCTGTTGTTTATAAACTGTTTACCACTTGGCTGTGTGAATGCTAGAGTGGCCAAGTCCCTCACCATTTCCCCTCCATTTAGAACACTTGATGGGTACTGCATGTGTCACTAAGAGTCTCAAGGCAGAGGTCAGATTGTTCCCTCCTGAAACTTTGAAAGCCACTTCTGTTTGTTTCCTGGGAAAGCTATGACGTACAAATatggtctgtctatctgtctgtctaggATCTTCCTTTTTATTTAGAAGATGGGACAAAATCATTGCGAGAGATTTTCTCTGCAATATTTATGACCTTTGGTTTATCTTCCCAAGAGATTGTGATGTTCCAATGTATTTGTTTAAATCACTGTTTAATTGATTGATGGTTTGTTTGTCTCTCAAGCATTTAACAAATACTGTCACATTGTATGTTCTACACTCTTTACATTTTGAATTGACGTGTGACATTTTGATTGGCTGCAGGTAGATAAGACAAATATAGAAGTCATTTGAAATATGGATTCAAGTTGGTCTAGAATTAGATCAATCTTTATGATGGTCCTTAGTTATCAAACCTGCAGTCTCGCCTGGGTCAATTCCATCAAATTATTTTAAAAAGGCCTAATTTCAACCACTTCAAATGATATCCAATTGGTTTGGAATTGACCCTTATTCTGCGACCATCTCCTTATTTGACCAGCTCCTGGTACTGCTCAGATCTCAGGAAGCGGCCGAAGGAGTCCTTCTCCATCAGAGCATAAATTCTCTTCTGGGCCAGGTCAAAGGTCACGGGGGAAAGATCAACCAGGTTCCTCAGGGTCACATCCTTGGTGTAATGATCAATGTTCAcctggagggaggaagagagagagacagagagagagagagagagagagacagagagacagagagagagagagagagagagagagagagagagagagagagagagagagagagagagagagagagagagagagagagagagagagagagagagagagagagagagagagagagagagagagagagagagagagagagagagagagagcgggagagagagagagagagagagagagagagagagagagagagagagagagagagagagagagagagagagagagggcgacagAAAGGCAAAGGTAAGTCTGGGCTTCCACAACAAATACAACCACAGATTTGCTGGCCACATTTTCTGTCACCTCTCTGGGTCCCTCGGTCTGGATGAAGTCCTCATAGATCTTCTTGGCCTTCACAGCCATCTTCATGGGAGACTTGGTCTTCTTGAAGTCCTCGCAGGCCACCCAGAACTCAATGTTCTCCTCACTGAACTCAGAGCGCAGGAAGCTACGGAACATGGCCAGGCCATCttggagatgaagagagagatggagaaagagagagagaacagaggcccattatcagcaaacatcagtcctgtgttccaatgacacgttgtgtttgctaatccaagtttatcattttaaaaggctaattgatcattagaaaactattttgcaattatgttagcacagctgaaaatggttgtgctgattaaagaagcaatagaactggccttcttgagactagttgagtatctggagcatcagcaattgtggattcgattacaggctcaaaatggccagaaacaaagaactttcttctgaaactcgtcagtctattcttgttctgagaaatgaagtctattccatgcgagaaattgcaaagaaactgaagatcttgtacaatgctgtgtactactcccttcacagaacagtgcaaagaaaaatacatatctcagactggccaataaaatgaaaagattaagatgggcaatctgagatatggctttttcttttgaactctgcctagaaggtcagcatcccggagtcgcctcttcactattgacgttgagactggtgttttgcgggtactgcACTACCTACctgccagccagctctagcctggactattatttggccagtctgcactgtctgcacagcgcgttatcgaccctgacatatcggtttttctgccggaatcactgaacctttaacaccggattcatcactactagctagctgcaaccaaatggacgtttgtggttggctaatcagccttgagttagccttgagccaggcccatctcccggctatctacctctctgttaaccggacgggacctcctagtgttgacacggagccccgccgatcctacacgactggtctgccgatgaaatcgtctgatgtggttacaacaagCTTCccattacgacgtcgaccacggagatccatctgctagccccggcccgctagcacacgctagccgtggcctcttgctcgctagtgctatagcagcccctgaatctacctccgaactatcctattgctgttcaccggaccttatgataactcagctatacagctgatgcctgctggactgttcctttttacggtaccgcatcctgtttatgtttagcctcagcccaaactttgtcgctatt
This window harbors:
- the LOC121533937 gene encoding uncharacterized protein LOC121533937, translating into MGPNYMWHADGYDKLKPFGLAISGCIDGFSRKVLWLQCGPTNNNPTVIAHYFMSCVRNLGVIPMRLRTDCGTENGIMAAIQCTLRHHHSDYYSGASSHMYGSSINNQRIESWWSIFRKGRSQFWMELFADLRDAGYFNGSHEHQCLLRYCFGDVIQKDLDECVRLWNSHRIRPSRTAACPGGVPNELYYLPHRFGSRDCGFQSEQAELDALPEASLSMTPCGDPNMQEYLDFAMEHNQLQKPDNWESASELYMKLKEMAQL
- the LOC121533935 gene encoding regulator of G-protein signaling 5-like; this translates as MCKGLAALPQTCRIRAKEIKSKLGVLLQKPENGIDLIIPYPEKPEKKPEKLQKPIPEEASQWRESLDHVLTNSYGLAMFRSFLRSEFSEENIEFWVACEDFKKTKSPMKMAVKAKKIYEDFIQTEGPREVNIDHYTKDVTLRNLVDLSPVTFDLAQKRIYALMEKDSFGRFLRSEQYQELVK